One Camelina sativa cultivar DH55 chromosome 3, Cs, whole genome shotgun sequence genomic window carries:
- the LOC104778035 gene encoding uncharacterized protein LOC104778035 — translation MDHLIFFLLITTMYFGVNEACKKNHVVIHNELAPGIDLNIACRKDSIVHPPTRFHTLKYKDPFYIIEFEDNNQVPHDEKWYCMLSHGTRPKYWYDIEVYRQGYSARCGQLRSWIARKDGIWFTRKYHSPPGHVLNWKIQ, via the coding sequence ATGGAtcatcttatattttttttgttaattactacTATGTATTTTGGGGTAAATGAAGCTTGCAAAAAAAACCATGTAGTAATTCATAACGAACTCGCTCCTGGTATTGATCTCAACATTGCATGCCGAAAAGACAGCATCGTGCACCCACCTACAAGATTTCACACTCTTAAGTACAAGGATCCTTTTTATATCATTGAATTCGAGGATAACAATCAGGTACCTCATGATGAAAAATGGTATTGTATGCTAAGTCATGGGACTAGACCAAAATATTGGTATGATATTGAAGTGTATCGTCAAGGCTATTCTGCTAGATGTGGTCAACTACGGTCGTGGATTGCCAGAAAGGATGGGATTTGgtttacaagaaaatatcaCAGCCCGCCAGGACATGTTCTTAACTGGAAAATCCAGTAa
- the LOC104778037 gene encoding 1-acyl-sn-glycerol-3-phosphate acyltransferase 3-like produces MTIPAALVFIPVGVLFLISGLIVNIIQLVFFITVRPFSRSLYRRINKTVAELLWLQLIWLFDWWACIKINLYADAETLERIGKEHALVLSNHRSDIDWLIGWVMAQRAGCLGSSLAIMKKEAKYLPIIGWSMWFSDYSFLERSWAKDENNLKAGFKRLEDFPMTFWLALFVEGTRFTQEKLEVAQEYASIRSLPSPRNVLIPRTKGFASAVSHIRSFVPAIYDCTVTVQNNQPTPTLLRMFSGQSSEVNLQMRRHKMSELPETDDGIAQWCQDLFITKDAQLEKYFTKDVFSDLDVHQINRPIKPLIVVIIWLCILIYGGFKLFQWLSVVASWKIIFLLVFFLVIATITMQVLIQSSESQRSTPAKRPLQEQLITA; encoded by the exons ATGACGATCCCTGCGGCTCTTGTCTTTATCCCTGTTGGTGTCCTCTTCTTGATCTCTGGGCTCATTGTCAACATCATTCAG CTTGTGTTCTTCATCACTGTTCGTCCGTTCTCAAGAAGTTTGTATAGAAGAATCAACAAAACTGTTGCGGAATTACTTTGGTTGCAGCTCATATGGTTGTTTGATTGGTGGGCTTGTATAAAG aTCAATTTATACGCCGATGCAGAGACTCTAGAGCGAATTG GGAAAGAACATGCACTTGTCTTAAGCAATCATCGAAGTGACATTGATTGGCTTATTGGATGGGTCATGGCTCAG CGTGCAGGTTGTCTTGGAAGCTCTTTAGCAATCATGAAGAAAGAAGCCAAGTATCTTCct ATCATAGGTTGGTCGATGTGGTTTTCGGATTACAGTTTCTTGGAAAGAAGTTGGGCTAAGGATGAGAACAACCTCAAG GCAGGTTTTAAACGACTTGAGGACTTTCCTATGACATTCTGGTTGGCACTTTTTGTTGAAGGAACTCGTTTCACTCAGGAGAAGCTTGAAGTTGCTCAAGAGTACGCTTCTATCCGAAGCTTACCGTCTCCTCGGAATGTCTTGATTCCTCGTACAAAG GGATTTGCTTCGGCGGTGTCTCACATACGGTCATTTGTTCCTGCAATTTATGATTGTACCGTAACCGTTCAGAACAATCAGCCTACACCAACTCTGCTTAGGATGTTCAGTGGACAATCATCTGAG GTGAATTTGCAGATGAGACGTCACAAAATGAGCGAGTTGCCAGAAACCGATGATGGCATTGCACAGTGGTGCCAAGATCTATTTATCACCAAG GATGCTCAACTTGAGAAATACTTCACAAAAGATGTGTTCAGCGACTTGGACGTTCACCAAATCAACCGGCCAATCAAACCATTGATC GTGGTCATCATTTGGTTATGTATCCTTATATATGGTGGTTTTAAGCTATTCCAATGGCTCTCCGTGGTGGCGTCGTGGAAGATCATTTTTTTGCTTGTGTTCTTCTTGGTGATTGCAACTATAACAATGCAAGTACTAATTCAATCGTCTGAGTCACAACGTTCAACTCCTGCCAAGAGACCTCTACAAGAACAGCTTATTACTGCCTAG